A single genomic interval of Mauremys reevesii isolate NIE-2019 linkage group 24, ASM1616193v1, whole genome shotgun sequence harbors:
- the LOC120390329 gene encoding mothers against decapentaplegic homolog 6-like encodes MFRSRRASLVRRLWRHRCAGPGPEDGPSALKPAAHALFKKLKDEELELLVQAVESRGAGPSGCVWVARAEQRGTKQALPPQVLLCRLYRWPDLRDPHELKRLSCCQSFGGWGGCGEGATLCCNPHHLSRLAMPETPPPPYSKISPFSCPWAEVSERPNSSHLESGCNAHGDWRDPSLAWSSTRDGCWCKLAYWEHRTRVGRLYAVHETSVNIFCELPQGSGFSLGQLQAERRSAAVRRARSKIGRGLLLSQERDGVWAYNRSEHPIFASSPTLGPPGARGPPVRKVLPGYSLQVFDYERAGGQAGWRRPGDGPCDPNSIRISFAKGWGPCYSRQFITACPCWLEILLTKPR; translated from the exons ATGTTCCGCTCGCGGCGGGCCAGCCTGGTGCGGCGGCTCTGGAGGCATCGCTGTGCCGGGCCCGGCCCCGAGGATGGGCCCAGCGCCCTCAAACCCGCCGCTCACGCCCTCTTCAAGAAGCTGAAGGAcgaggagctggagctgctggtgCAGGCGGTGGAGAGCCGGGGAGCCGGGCCGTCGGGCTGCGTCTGGGTGGCCCGGGCAGAGCAGCGTGGCACCaagcaggccctgccccctcaggTGCTGCTCTGCCGGCTCTATCGCTGGCCTGACCTCCGGGACCCCCACGAGCTCAAGCgcctgagctgctgccagagcttcgggggctgggggggctgtggcGAGGGGGCCACACTCTGCTGCAACCCCCACCACCTCAGCCGGCTCGCCATGCCcg AGACGCCGCCGCCCCCTTATTCCAAAATCTCCCCCTTCAGCTGCCCCTGGGCAGAGGTGTCGGAGCGCCCCAACTCCAGCCACCTGGAGTCTGGTTGCAACGCCCACGGAGACTGGCGAG ACCCCAGCCTGGCATGGAGCTCCACCAGGGATGGCTGCTGGTGCAAGCTGGCCTATTGGGAGCACCGGACACGGGTGGGCCGTCTCTACGCCGTGCACGAAACCTCCGTCAACATCTTCTGCGAGCTGCCGCAGGGGAGCGGCTTctccctgggccagctgcaggccgAGAGGCGCAGTGCGGCCGTGCGCCGGGCCCGGAGCAAGATCGGCCGCGGGCTGCTGCTGAGCCAGGAGCGGGACGGGGTGTGGGCCTACAACCGCAGCGAGCACCCCATCTTCGCCAGCTCTCCTACGCTGGGGCCCCCCGGCGCCCGCGGCCCGCCCGTGCGCAAGGTGCTGCCCGGCTACTCCCTGCAGGTCTTTGACTATGAGCGTGCGGGTggccaggctggctggcggaggcCAGGCGATGGGCCCTGTGACCCCAACAGCATCCGCATCAGCTTCGCCAAGGGCTGGGGCCCCTGCTACTCCCGGCAGTTCATCACCGCctgcccctgctggctggagaTCCTGCTCACCAAGCCCCGCTGA